One Pseudomonadota bacterium genomic region harbors:
- the lpxA gene encoding acyl-ACP--UDP-N-acetylglucosamine O-acyltransferase: MSIHPTAIIDPGAELDSSVTVGPYAIIEKGVKIGAGSEVAGHAVISGSTFIGERNKIGSFSTIGVPPQDLKYNNEDTRVVIGNDNIIREYVSIHRGTPSGRSQTTIGSNNLLMAYVHIAHDCKLADYIIMANAAQLSGHVDVEDRVTFGGFVAVHQFTRIGKYAYVGGMSGITKDVPPYLLVSGTRSGMRITGINKIGLKRSGFDNETIRKMMKAYQIIFKTPGLLLKDALDQALEEIPDCEPVEYLVNFFNNSQRNVVRESSDDE, from the coding sequence ATGAGTATACATCCAACCGCTATAATTGATCCGGGCGCAGAACTTGACAGCTCCGTTACCGTAGGCCCCTATGCTATCATCGAAAAAGGCGTTAAGATTGGTGCCGGCAGCGAAGTTGCCGGACATGCGGTCATATCAGGATCGACGTTTATCGGCGAAAGAAACAAGATCGGCTCTTTTTCAACAATCGGCGTTCCACCGCAGGATTTGAAGTATAATAACGAAGATACCCGGGTTGTTATCGGTAATGACAATATCATCCGGGAGTATGTTTCCATTCACCGGGGGACCCCTTCAGGCCGCAGCCAGACTACCATCGGCAGCAATAATCTGCTCATGGCCTATGTGCATATCGCCCACGACTGCAAGTTGGCTGATTATATTATCATGGCCAATGCCGCCCAGTTGAGCGGCCATGTTGATGTCGAAGACCGGGTGACTTTCGGCGGATTTGTGGCGGTCCACCAGTTTACCCGTATCGGTAAATATGCCTATGTCGGCGGCATGTCGGGGATTACCAAGGACGTTCCTCCCTATTTGCTCGTTTCCGGAACCAGAAGTGGAATGAGGATTACCGGCATTAATAAAATAGGTCTGAAGCGGTCCGGTTTTGATAATGAAACAATCCGGAAAATGATGAAGGCCTATCAGATTATTTTTAAAACACCGGGACTCCTTCTTAAAGATGCCCTGGATCAGGCATTAGAAGAAATTCCTGATTGTGAGCCGGTAGAGTACCTGGTTAATTTTTTCAATAATTCTCAGCGTAATGTTGTAAGAGAAAGCAGTGATGACGAGTAA
- a CDS encoding phosphotransferase: MSSAFQQKILESLKQVAPEINHGACRFETLSGDGSDRLFFRVRCNDHQPLIAIFPSHSSPRAMSEAHAAYSIGKHFYSCGIPVPEIFGFDHVSGLILCEDLGQELFHEYISSRSIDDPAVREFYKQAIAILVRIQLEGRKGFQTRWCWDTRKYDRQLMLDREAGYFYREFCNNFLGISADGQRIDQEFLRLADRAAQEPAEFLIHRDFQSRNLMVKQGMIRVIDFQGARLGPLAYDLASLVNDPYVSLSHVVQEELCLYYVNTIREHISLDKDTFLKGYYYIALLRNLQVLGAYSFLSQSKGKYFFMDYLKPALDSLTRHLMLPLGSEFPALADLAHGCAEKLAAVIAQKNH, from the coding sequence TTGTCTTCAGCGTTCCAACAAAAAATCCTGGAATCACTTAAGCAGGTCGCTCCGGAAATCAATCATGGGGCCTGCCGGTTTGAAACGCTTTCAGGGGACGGCTCTGATCGGTTGTTTTTCAGGGTGCGTTGTAATGATCATCAGCCGCTGATTGCGATTTTTCCTTCACACTCTTCACCCAGGGCGATGTCGGAAGCCCATGCCGCATACAGTATCGGCAAGCACTTTTATTCGTGTGGCATTCCGGTACCGGAAATTTTCGGCTTTGATCATGTTTCCGGTCTGATCCTCTGTGAAGACCTGGGTCAGGAACTGTTTCATGAATATATTAGCAGCCGATCAATTGATGATCCTGCGGTCAGGGAATTTTATAAACAGGCGATTGCAATCCTGGTCAGAATACAACTGGAAGGGCGAAAGGGATTTCAAACCCGATGGTGCTGGGATACCCGGAAATACGACCGGCAGCTGATGCTTGATCGTGAGGCAGGATATTTTTATCGGGAATTCTGTAATAATTTTCTGGGAATCAGCGCAGATGGTCAGAGAATCGATCAGGAGTTTTTAAGGCTTGCGGATCGTGCCGCGCAGGAACCAGCTGAATTTCTGATCCACCGGGATTTTCAATCAAGGAATCTGATGGTGAAACAGGGAATGATCCGCGTCATAGATTTCCAGGGAGCCCGCCTGGGACCGCTGGCCTATGATCTGGCTTCCCTGGTCAATGATCCTTATGTTTCCCTGTCTCACGTTGTACAGGAAGAATTATGCCTTTATTATGTAAACACGATCCGGGAGCACATATCTCTTGACAAGGATACCTTCTTGAAAGGGTATTATTATATTGCGTTACTCAGAAATCTGCAGGTTCTCGGCGCTTACAGTTTTCTTTCGCAAAGCAAAGGCAAGTATTTTTTTATGGATTACCTCAAGCCCGCCCTTGATTCATTAACAAGGCATCTGATGCTTCCTCTGGGGAGTGAGTTTCCGGCGCTTGCCGATCTTGCGCATGGGTGCGCAGAGAAACTGGCAGCGGTGATTGCCCAAAAGAACCATTAA
- the lpxI gene encoding UDP-2,3-diacylglucosamine diphosphatase LpxI (LpxI, functionally equivalent to LpxH, replaces it in LPS biosynthesis in a minority of bacteria.) yields the protein MTSKIGIIAGGGQFPLLFARAAKEQGREVVVVAHRGETMPELEQEVDCFHWVKLGQLGKIIKCFKQEDVSEAVLLGTITKTRIFKDVLPDIKGLTLWNKIDTRQDDAILRAVAGAIEKEGIRILESTVYLQHLLFPKGILTKKKPSEEQIDDIRFGWRIARSVGELDIGQCVVVRDRSVLAVEAIEGTDAAIKRGGILGSEKAVVVKVKKPNQDFRFDLPAIGRTTIDSMLEVKAKVLAVEAGQSLLFDREAVIRQADKAGIIILGIEEPQNGELAF from the coding sequence ATGACGAGTAAAATCGGCATCATCGCCGGAGGCGGGCAATTCCCGTTGCTTTTTGCCCGGGCTGCAAAAGAGCAGGGCAGGGAAGTCGTCGTCGTTGCGCACCGGGGAGAAACAATGCCTGAGCTGGAACAGGAAGTTGACTGTTTCCATTGGGTAAAACTCGGGCAGCTCGGGAAAATTATCAAGTGTTTCAAACAGGAAGACGTCAGTGAAGCCGTGCTTCTGGGGACGATCACCAAAACCAGGATTTTCAAGGATGTTCTGCCTGATATTAAGGGTCTGACCCTGTGGAATAAAATTGATACCCGCCAGGATGATGCCATCCTCAGAGCTGTGGCCGGGGCCATTGAAAAAGAAGGCATCCGCATCCTCGAATCAACGGTTTATCTTCAGCATCTTCTTTTCCCCAAAGGGATTCTCACCAAGAAGAAGCCCTCTGAGGAGCAAATTGACGATATACGCTTTGGGTGGCGCATTGCACGTTCTGTGGGCGAGCTTGATATCGGTCAGTGTGTTGTGGTGAGAGACCGGTCGGTGCTTGCTGTTGAAGCCATTGAAGGGACTGACGCCGCGATAAAAAGAGGCGGAATCCTCGGAAGTGAGAAGGCTGTAGTGGTAAAGGTCAAGAAACCCAATCAGGATTTCAGGTTTGATCTGCCGGCAATCGGCCGGACTACTATTGACAGCATGCTGGAAGTGAAGGCAAAGGTTCTGGCCGTGGAAGCCGGGCAGTCGCTGCTTTTTGACAGAGAGGCGGTGATTCGGCAGGCTGACAAGGCGGGAATTATTATTCTCGGGATCGAGGAACCGCAAAATGGCGAGCTTGCCTTTTGA
- a CDS encoding NTP transferase domain-containing protein, with protein MKAMILAAGHGTRLRPFSFKRPKPLFPVLGVPLIYYHLKQLISSGCKPIVVNAHYLGDQMRTHLEGNPFVILQQEEEILGTGGGLRRALQHFDETPVLVVNGDIFHTIDLAAVYEKHLQSNATITLVLHDYPRFNTVQVSDDGLVTGFATAEKAVGGKGRTLAFTGIHVIDPAVLAMIPGNEFYNIIDCYRQVLQDGGRINALELQGHFWKDIGTPEDYLGLHAALLTGKDVPASHKQRKPFYCAANVQMGRDVILSDWVSMGQDVRVGDGARLERVVVWDGADIPAGAHYHDTIII; from the coding sequence ATGAAAGCCATGATACTGGCGGCCGGGCATGGAACCCGGCTCAGGCCCTTTTCCTTTAAACGCCCGAAACCCTTATTTCCGGTTTTGGGGGTGCCGCTGATCTATTATCATCTCAAACAATTAATCAGTTCGGGTTGCAAGCCGATTGTGGTCAACGCCCACTATCTCGGCGATCAGATGAGGACACATCTTGAGGGCAATCCTTTCGTGATCCTGCAGCAGGAAGAGGAGATTCTGGGCACCGGCGGCGGCTTACGACGTGCTTTGCAACATTTTGATGAAACGCCGGTGCTGGTCGTCAATGGCGACATCTTTCATACCATTGATTTGGCTGCAGTGTATGAAAAGCATTTGCAAAGCAATGCAACCATAACCCTGGTTCTGCACGATTACCCGCGCTTTAATACGGTGCAGGTATCGGATGATGGTCTGGTGACGGGATTTGCCACCGCGGAAAAGGCGGTTGGCGGCAAGGGAAGAACCCTTGCCTTTACCGGGATCCATGTAATTGATCCTGCAGTTCTTGCAATGATTCCGGGGAATGAATTTTATAATATTATCGACTGCTATCGGCAGGTTTTGCAGGATGGTGGCAGGATAAACGCTCTTGAGCTGCAGGGGCATTTCTGGAAAGACATCGGCACTCCGGAGGATTATCTGGGGCTCCATGCCGCGCTGTTGACCGGTAAGGATGTGCCAGCCAGTCACAAGCAGCGGAAGCCATTTTATTGTGCCGCGAATGTGCAGATGGGCCGGGACGTTATCCTGTCGGACTGGGTTTCCATGGGCCAGGATGTACGGGTCGGTGACGGTGCGAGACTTGAGCGGGTTGTGGTCTGGGATGGCGCGGATATTCCTGCCGGCGCACATTACCATGACACGATAATCATTTGA
- the fabZ gene encoding 3-hydroxyacyl-ACP dehydratase FabZ has product MSSDKIPFHIMDIMKLLPHRYPFVLVDRIVELEEKRIVGLKNVTINEQFFQGHFPEDPVMPGVLILEGLAQTGCVLAYNTEPSMIGTKLAYFTGLDAVKFRKKVVPGDQLLFEVIAVKRKMGLWILACKAFVDGELVAEAQLKATFA; this is encoded by the coding sequence ATGAGTTCCGATAAAATACCGTTTCATATCATGGATATTATGAAACTGTTACCGCATCGATATCCCTTTGTTCTGGTGGACCGGATTGTGGAACTGGAAGAAAAAAGAATTGTCGGTCTGAAGAATGTCACAATTAATGAACAATTCTTTCAGGGGCATTTCCCGGAAGATCCGGTGATGCCGGGTGTTCTTATCCTGGAAGGTCTTGCCCAGACCGGTTGTGTTCTTGCCTATAATACAGAGCCGTCGATGATTGGCACGAAACTCGCTTATTTTACCGGCCTTGACGCCGTGAAATTCCGCAAGAAAGTTGTTCCCGGTGATCAGCTCTTGTTTGAGGTTATTGCGGTTAAAAGGAAGATGGGGCTATGGATATTAGCCTGCAAGGCTTTTGTGGATGGGGAGTTGGTCGCCGAAGCCCAGCTTAAGGCAACTTTTGCTTAG
- the der gene encoding ribosome biogenesis GTPase Der: MTREQCPLIALVGRPNVGKSTFFNRLSKSRKAIVDPTPGVTRDRHYERVVWNDRPFILIDTGGIEVGQHEMITGLIQDQTWQAVQEADIILFLLDGKSGVLKEDYDIISLLRKAAKPIYYIVNKVDGPEVEDIMMPKFYELGVSELWPVSSEHGYGITTFLDSFTESLKEEETDADQELPANTIRVACIGRPNVGKSSLINRLLGQERMVVSEMPGTTRDSVDALLTRGEDNYLLIDTAGIRRKGKVSEKLEKFSVMHALSALEKCDVALLLIDAGEGITEQDTKVMGYCLERGRACIIVINKWDLVKGDTKRQKWVLDEVERATVFAGYAPSMKISALSGSGVKNIFPEIQKVHQQFSLEFTTNKLNRVLQKAVEIHTPPIHKGKRLKLYYVTQVSTKPPTFIIFVNYPKGVHFSYHRFLVNQFRKELGLDKSPLRVVLKERQRKKYD, translated from the coding sequence ATGACCCGTGAACAGTGTCCGCTCATAGCCCTTGTCGGAAGGCCTAATGTGGGGAAATCAACCTTTTTCAACAGGTTGTCGAAATCCAGAAAGGCCATCGTCGACCCCACTCCGGGAGTCACCCGCGATCGGCATTACGAACGAGTTGTCTGGAATGACCGGCCGTTTATCCTCATCGATACGGGTGGTATTGAGGTCGGGCAGCATGAAATGATCACCGGACTCATCCAGGACCAGACATGGCAGGCTGTGCAGGAGGCGGATATCATCCTTTTTCTGCTTGACGGAAAGTCCGGGGTGCTCAAAGAGGATTACGACATTATAAGTCTTCTTCGCAAGGCGGCAAAACCGATATACTATATTGTCAATAAGGTTGACGGTCCGGAAGTTGAAGATATCATGATGCCGAAGTTTTACGAACTTGGGGTAAGTGAATTATGGCCTGTTTCTTCGGAGCACGGCTATGGAATAACTACTTTTCTGGACAGTTTCACCGAATCGTTGAAAGAAGAAGAGACTGATGCTGATCAGGAATTGCCTGCCAATACGATCCGGGTGGCCTGCATCGGTCGCCCGAATGTCGGAAAATCCTCGCTGATCAATCGTCTCCTTGGCCAGGAACGGATGGTTGTCTCAGAGATGCCGGGCACCACCCGCGATTCGGTGGATGCCTTATTAACCAGGGGGGAAGATAATTATCTGCTGATTGATACGGCAGGGATAAGAAGAAAAGGCAAGGTCAGTGAAAAGCTTGAGAAATTCAGCGTCATGCATGCCTTGTCGGCCCTTGAAAAATGTGATGTGGCACTTTTGCTGATTGACGCCGGCGAAGGGATCACGGAACAGGATACCAAGGTCATGGGATATTGCCTTGAGCGGGGCCGGGCCTGCATAATCGTCATCAATAAATGGGATCTGGTCAAGGGCGACACCAAAAGGCAGAAATGGGTTCTTGATGAAGTGGAGCGGGCGACGGTTTTTGCCGGTTATGCCCCCAGTATGAAAATATCCGCCCTTTCCGGTTCCGGGGTGAAGAATATATTTCCGGAGATTCAGAAGGTCCACCAACAGTTTAGCCTCGAATTCACCACCAACAAGCTCAACCGGGTTCTCCAGAAAGCCGTGGAAATCCATACGCCGCCGATCCATAAAGGAAAGAGACTCAAACTCTATTATGTGACGCAGGTGTCGACAAAACCACCGACCTTCATCATCTTTGTGAACTATCCCAAAGGGGTTCACTTTTCCTACCACCGTTTTCTGGTGAATCAATTCAGAAAGGAACTCGGTCTTGATAAATCGCCGCTGAGGGTTGTTTTAAAAGAGCGGCAGCGGAAGAAATACGATTGA